In a single window of the Elaeis guineensis isolate ETL-2024a chromosome 6, EG11, whole genome shotgun sequence genome:
- the LOC105047457 gene encoding trifunctional UDP-glucose 4,6-dehydratase/UDP-4-keto-6-deoxy-D-glucose 3,5-epimerase/UDP-4-keto-L-rhamnose-reductase RHM3, protein MATYKPKNILITGAGGFIASHVANCLIRNYPEYKIVVLDKLDYCSNLKNLNPSRSSPNFKFVKGDIGSADLVNYLLITESIDTIMHFAAQTHVDNSFGNSFEFTKNNIYGTHVLLEACKVTGQIRRFIHVSTDEVYGETDEDAVVGNHEASQLLPTNPYSATKAGAEMLVMAYGRSYGLPVITTRGNNVYGPNQFPEKLIPKLILLAMRGLPLPIHGDGSNVRSYLYCEDVAEAFEVILHKGEVGHVYNIGTKKERRVIDVAKDICKLFSLDPDTVIKFVENRPFNDQRYFLDDEKLKNLGWSERTTWEEGLKKTMEWYTSNPDWWGDVSGALVPHPRMLMMPGIERCIDGSEEVKGMVSQFTNNQSRMVVPVSKGISGSPRKHSLKFLIYGRTGWIGGLLGKICEKQGIPFEYGRGRLEERSQLILDIQNVKPTHVFNAAGVTGRPNVDWCESHKTETIRTNVVGTLTLADVCRENGLLLMNYATGCIFEYDAGHPEGSGIGFKEEDKPNFTGSFYSKTKAMVEELLKEYENVCTLRVRMPISSDLSNPRNFITKITRYNKVVNIPNSMTILDELLPISVEMAKRNCRGIWNFTNPGAVSHNEILEMYKKYIDPSFTWANFTLEEQAKVIVAPRSNNEMDASKLKSEFPELLSIKESLIKYVFEPNRKVLAD, encoded by the exons ATGGCAACATATAAGCCCAAGAACATCCTCATCACTGGGGCGGGTGGCTTCATTGCATCGCATGTCGCCAACTGCCTCATCCGAAACTACCCTGAGTACAAGATTGTGGTTCTCGACAAGCTTGACTACTGCTCAAACCTGAAAAACCTTAATCCATCCCGCTCCTCTCCCAATTTCAAGTTTGTCAAGGGCGACATTGGCAGTGCCGACCTTGTCAACTATCTCCTCATCACTGAGTCCATTGATACCATCATGCACTTTGCCGCCCAGACCCATGTCGACAATTCCTTTGGCAACTCATTTGAGTtcaccaagaacaatatatatGGCACCCACGTTCTCCTTGAGGCTTGCAAGGTCACTGGTCAGATCAGGAGGTTTATCCATGTTAGTACTGATGAGGTTTATGGAGAGACTGATGAGGATGCTGTGGTTGGAAATCATGAGGCATCTCAGCTCCTTCCAACCAACCCATATTCAGCGACAAAAGCTGGAGCTGAGATGCTTGTTATGGCTTATGGAAGGTCATATGGTCTGCCAGTGATAACTACCCGAGGAAACAATGTCTATGGGCCAAATCAATTTCCTGAGAAGCTCATTCCAAAATTAATCCTTTTGGCTATGAGAGGGCTGCCACTTCCAATTCATGGTGATGGTTCTAACGTTAGAAGCTATCTATATTGTGAGGATGTTGCTGAGGCTTTTGAAGTTATTCTTCACAAAGGAGAGGTTGGGCATGTTTATAATATCGGGactaagaaagagaggagagtgaTTGATGTAGCAAAGGATATCTGTAAACTTTTCTCTTTGGACCCGGATACGGTTATCAAGTTTGTAGAGAACAGGCCCTTCAATGATCAGAGGTACTTTTTGGATGATGAGAAACTGAAGAACTTGGGTTGGTCAGAGAGGACCACTTGGGAAGAAGGGCTGAAGAAGACAATGGAGTGGTACACAAGCAACCCTGATTGGTGGGGAGATGTGTCTGGTGCTCTTGTGCCTCATCCAAGGATGCTGATGATGCCCGGGATTGAAAGATGTATTGATGGGTCTGAAGAGGTGAAGGGCATGGTTTCTCAGTTCACCAATAATCAGAGCAGGATGGTCGTTCCTGTCTCAAAGGGTATTAGTGGCTCTCCTCGGAAGCATTCTTTGAAATTCTTGATCTATGGTAGGACTGGATGGATTGGAGGCCTTCTAGGAAAGATCTGCGAGAAGCAAGGGATACCATTTGAGTATGGAAGAGGGCGTTTGGAAGAGCGCTCTCAGCTCATTCTGGATATTCAGAATGTAAAGCCAACTCATGTTTTCAATGCTGCTGGTGTGACAGGCAGACCAAATGTTGACTGGTGTGAATCTCACAAGACGGAGACAATTCGCACCAATGTTGTGGGCACTTTGACCCTAGCAGATGTTTGCAGGGAGAACGGCTTGTTATTGATGAATTATGCTACTGGGTGTATATTCGAGTATGATGCTGGACACCCTGAAGGGTCAGGTATTGGATTCAAGGAGGAAGATAAACCAAACTTCACTGGCTCTTTCTACTCGAAGACTAAGGCGATG GTTGAAGAGCTTTTGAAGGAATATGAAAATGTCTGTACTCTTAGAGTCAGAATGCCAATATCTTCTGACCTCAGCAATCCTCGCAACTTCATTACAAAGATAACTCGTTACAATAAAGTGGTCAACATTCCAAACAGCATGACAATCTTAGATGAGCTTCTACCCATATCAGTTGAGATGGCCAAAAGAAATTGCAGGGGCATATGGAACTTCACTAATCCTGGTGCTGTGAGCCATAATGAGATTCTGGAGATGTACAAAAAGTATATCGACCCTAGCTTTACATGGGCCAACTTTACTCTGGAAGAACAGGCCAAAGTCATTGTTGCACCTCGAAGCAACAATGAGATGGATGCTTCAAAATTGAAGAGTGAGTTTCCAGAGTTGCTATCCATCAAGGAGTCTCTTATTAAGTATGTTTTTGAACCCAACAGGAAGGTCCTTGCTGATTGA
- the LOC105047456 gene encoding uncharacterized protein, translated as MEIEKKGKTLLMFFLFVGLVSHEAVTPVKCRKLESFADQKNYYSPDPHAPSHPRHSHNAPSCGTPPHGGTPTPTPTPSHGSGGGYYNPPSGGGHYNPPSGGGYYNPPSAPVVVTPPSSPLVPLDPPTPLTPGISTPPAPPFMPNPNVPPFFPGTCDYWRTHPAAIFGLFGYWCNIGQLFGLPATSALGSNLSLPEALANTRSDGFGALLREGTASLLNSMVNQRFPLTTQQVRDAFADASVSNRDAAAQAQVFKKANEGHLKHN; from the exons ATGGAGATTGAGAAAAAAGGAAAGACCCTTCTCATGTTTTTCCTGTTCGTAGGACTGGTTTCTCATGAAGCGGTCACACCAGTTAAGTGTAGGAAACTTGAGAGTTTTGCTGACCAGAAGAACTACTACTCCCCGGATCCACATGCACCGAGCCATCCCAGAC ACTCACACAATGCTCCTTCTTGCGGAACACCGCCGCACGGCGGCACGCCAACGCCAACTCCAACACCATCCCATGGATCAGGTGGTGGGTACTACAATCCACCTTCTGGTGGTGGCCACTACAACCCGCCATCTGGTGGTGGGTACTACAATCCACCTTCTGCACCGGTCGTCGTCACCCCTCCTTCCTCTCCACTGGTTCCTCTCGACCCTCCAACTCCATTAACTCCGGGGATCTCCACGCCTCCGGCGCCACCGTTTATGCCGAATCCAAACGTCCCTCCATTCTTCCCTGGCACCTGCGA CTACTGGAGGACCCATCCAGCAGCGATATTTGGCCTCTTTGGTTACTGGTGCAACATCGGCCAGTTGTTCGGGTTGCCGGCTACTTCGGCTCTCGGGAGCAACCTTAGCTTACCGGAGGCACTGGCGAACACTCGCAGCGATGGCTTCGGGGCTCTCCTCCGCGAAGGGACGGCTTCTCTTCTCAACTCCATGGTGAACCAGAGGTTCCCCTTGACGACGCAGCAAGTGAGGGACGCTTTTGCGGATGCTTCGGTGTCCAACAGGGATGCTGCAGCCCAAGCCCAGGTCTTCAAGAAGGCTAATGAGGGCCATCTCAAGCACAATTAG